A window of the Candidatus Saganbacteria bacterium genome harbors these coding sequences:
- a CDS encoding ABC transporter permease, with the protein MIKMTNDKLKMSNVGIFILLILVIFAVFAPVIAPYSPEEIVADDTLSPSITHIFGTDDLGRDIFSRAMYGARISLSVGFIAVIISIIVGTIFGAVSGYYGGFLDSAIMRFVDVMLAFPSIFLLLAIQVMLKPSIFNVMVVIGLTSWMGVARLVRGEFLKIRELSYVEAAKAIGCSDIRIIFRHILPNALNPIIVAGTLGMAGAVLTESALSFLGLGVQPPVPSWGNMLTNSQAYLFDAPWMAIIPGLLIFFTVLSLYFVGEGLREKFDVRG; encoded by the coding sequence ATGATAAAAATGACAAATGACAAATTAAAAATGTCAAATGTTGGAATATTTATTTTATTAATACTGGTGATCTTTGCAGTATTTGCGCCTGTTATAGCGCCATATAGCCCTGAAGAAATTGTTGCCGACGATACTCTTTCGCCATCGATCACGCATATTTTTGGCACCGATGATCTTGGGCGCGATATCTTTAGCCGAGCGATGTATGGGGCAAGGATCTCGTTGTCGGTCGGATTTATTGCAGTAATTATCTCGATAATTGTCGGGACGATATTCGGTGCGGTTTCGGGATACTATGGTGGATTCTTGGATTCAGCGATCATGCGTTTTGTCGATGTGATGCTCGCATTCCCGTCGATATTCTTATTATTGGCTATCCAAGTTATGCTTAAACCCAGCATCTTCAATGTGATGGTCGTGATCGGATTGACTTCATGGATGGGAGTTGCACGCCTTGTTCGAGGTGAATTTTTGAAAATAAGGGAGCTGTCGTATGTTGAAGCGGCAAAAGCTATTGGATGTTCGGATATTAGGATTATTTTTCGACATATTTTGCCGAACGCGCTCAATCCGATAATTGTAGCCGGAACTCTTGGGATGGCTGGAGCAGTTTTAACCGAATCCGCACTTTCTTTTTTAGGTTTAGGGGTACAGCCGCCCGTGCCTTCATGGGGAAATATGCTTACAAATTCACAAGCGTATCTTTTTGACGCGCCATGGATGGCGATAATTCCAGGGCTTTTAATATTTTTTACAGTGTTATCTTTATACTTTGTTGGCGAAGGATTAAGGGAGAAATTTGATGTTAGAGGGTGA
- a CDS encoding ABC transporter ATP-binding protein: MLEGEEMLEVKNLSTYFYSQDSAIKAVDDVSFSVNRGETLGLLGESGSGKSTVALSIMRLIYPPGKIIKGSIFLDEKDLFSASEAEMIDIRGAKISMIFQDPFSSLNPVFTVGDQISEAISLHQRLKGAKAQDKTQKMLELVKIDKSRINDYPHQFSGGMRQRVMIAMALACEPEFLIADEPTTALDVTIQAEILQLIKDLQKQLGFGMIFITHNFKIAKHVCDRFAVMQNGKIVEAGPDIFQDPKHVYTKKLVDCMRVLYG; the protein is encoded by the coding sequence ATGTTAGAGGGTGAGGAAATGTTAGAAGTTAAAAATCTGTCAACATATTTTTATTCGCAGGATTCGGCAATTAAAGCAGTTGATGATGTTTCATTCTCTGTAAATCGCGGAGAGACATTAGGGCTTCTTGGGGAATCAGGATCGGGAAAATCCACCGTCGCGCTTTCAATAATGAGGCTGATATATCCTCCCGGAAAAATCATTAAAGGGTCCATTTTTCTCGATGAAAAAGATTTGTTCAGCGCAAGCGAAGCGGAAATGATAGATATCCGCGGGGCAAAGATCTCTATGATCTTTCAGGATCCGTTCTCTTCTTTAAATCCAGTATTTACTGTCGGCGACCAGATCTCCGAAGCAATAAGCCTCCACCAAAGGCTTAAAGGCGCTAAAGCACAGGATAAAACCCAAAAAATGCTCGAACTTGTTAAGATCGACAAAAGCAGGATAAACGATTATCCCCACCAATTTTCCGGAGGCATGAGGCAGAGGGTCATGATCGCGATGGCGCTTGCATGCGAGCCGGAATTTTTGATAGCCGATGAACCAACAACAGCTCTTGATGTGACGATCCAAGCGGAAATCTTGCAATTGATCAAAGACCTTCAAAAACAATTGGGTTTCGGTATGATATTTATAACGCATAATTTTAAGATCGCAAAACATGTTTGCGACAGGTTTGCCGTGATGCAAAACGGGAAGATAGTTGAGGCCGGACCTGATATTTTTCAGGACCCAAAACACGTTTATACGAAAAAGCTTGTAGATTGCATGAGGGTGTTATATGGCTGA
- a CDS encoding ABC transporter ATP-binding protein, which translates to MAEKLIDIIDLHKNFAGRKVIDGLSLSINFGDSLGLVGESGSGKTTLARMILKLINYDAGSIIYNVSNIRRDCGIVFQDPQTSLNPKIKLGDAIAEPSKIHGLPPRVGELLKMVNLPESYADRWPHELSGGERQRVGIARAISTNPKFLILDEPVSSLDLSISLQILDLLKELKEKLGMTYIFIAHDLAVIKYIATCICVMQGGRIIETGDAGQILNGPKNEYTQKLIKSSIL; encoded by the coding sequence ATGGCTGAAAAGCTGATCGATATAATTGATCTGCATAAGAACTTCGCCGGGCGCAAAGTTATTGATGGGCTATCGCTTTCGATAAACTTTGGGGATTCTTTGGGCCTGGTCGGGGAATCGGGGTCGGGCAAAACCACATTGGCGCGGATGATCCTAAAACTAATAAATTACGACGCAGGAAGCATTATATATAATGTAAGCAATATTCGGAGGGATTGCGGTATCGTTTTCCAGGATCCGCAAACATCGCTTAACCCCAAGATCAAACTGGGGGACGCAATTGCGGAGCCTTCGAAAATCCACGGCCTTCCGCCGCGCGTAGGCGAACTACTCAAGATGGTTAATCTTCCGGAGTCATATGCGGATAGATGGCCGCACGAACTATCCGGAGGCGAGAGGCAGAGAGTCGGCATTGCGCGCGCAATTTCGACAAATCCAAAATTCCTTATTTTGGACGAACCCGTATCATCGCTTGATCTTAGCATCTCATTGCAGATATTGGACCTGCTTAAAGAGCTGAAAGAAAAGCTAGGGATGACCTACATTTTTATTGCGCATGACTTAGCGGTAATAAAATATATAGCAACTTGTATTTGTGTTATGCAGGGTGGTAGAATTATCGAAACGGGAGACGCCGGGCAAATATTAAATGGGCCCAAAAATGAATATACTCAAAAACTTATTAAATCAAGCATTCTTTAA